A genomic region of Halichondria panicea chromosome 5, odHalPani1.1, whole genome shotgun sequence contains the following coding sequences:
- the LOC135335976 gene encoding low-density lipoprotein receptor-related protein 2-like — translation MCLTAIGGSWSGNVPICEEAVYCPSLTAPDNGGMTISSGVNPLSVGSVATYSCDLGYALLGTPTRTCEDPERDSVGTWAGTMPECQVIVCPEVMAAPVNGTLVISMPSSAQPLGVGTTATYSCDPGYVLVGDVTRTCEDSSTGSCAVGSWSGSEVDPLCTIPNSAIVNCEDTTCRHEQLVCPNRDNCTINCNDMESYACFRTGVICPSVLGDCNLNCDDTYACKQANTTCSQGNCNVNCSSDYACQTSVMQCSGDNCLLSCEGQRSCSYSTVESPGKSYLLNCKGQDSCSNFNSECLGKSCHMNCYGDSSCSRSTFGCSNGNCNLHCTDYFACLYATVRCSPNTLCDVNCLNGNQACQRSNLVCEQGSNCIFNFDGGYYGDYIGNFADIICEENSTCNIRCTGLSNSAHSQCRYIDIICPSIGDCTVECSGYRSCQRSRFTSGPKSNCLTCNGEGSCQEMTIALQGTMNCTGRYSCRYAAVTCPANKNCTIICDGQYSCNEARVTCPTGDYSCNIRCTDPLSCQGLSITNTHNVNLLCCGGLTACAGTSVVPTSIDCPHSI, via the exons ATGTGTCTAACTGCAATTGGAGGATCTTGGAGTGGAAATGTCCCAATATGTGAAG AGGCAGTCTACTGTCCATCATTAACGGCTCCAGACAACGGTGGTATGACTATTAGCTCTGGGGTCAACCCCCTCAGTGTAGGGTCAGTGGCTACCTACTCATGTGACCTAGGCTATGCCCTACTGGGAACCCCCACTAGGACTTGTGAGGACCCAGAGAGGGACTCAGTGGGAACATGGGCTGGAACAATGCCAGAATGTCAAG TGATTGTTTGTCCTGAGGTCATGGCGGCCCCTGTTAATGGTACCCTTGTCATTTCCATGCCCTCATCAGCCCAACCCCTTGGTGTGGGCACCACTGCCACCTACTCGTGTGACCCTGGCTATGTTTTGGTTGGTGATGTCACTAGGACTTGTGAGGATTCGAGCACTGGATCATGTGCAGTGGGAAGTTGGAGTGGCTCGGAAGTGGACCCTTTGT GTACTATACCGAACAGCGCTATCGTGAATTGTGAGGATACAACCTGTCGGCACGAACAGCTGGTGTGTCCCAATCGAGACAACTGTACAATAAACTGTAATGACATGGAATCGTATGCTTGTTTCAGGACTGGTGTTATATGTCCGAGTGTACTAGGAGATTGCAATCTCAATTGTGATGACACGTATGCCTGCAAACAAGCTAACACCACATGCTCTCAGGGGAACTGTAATGTGAACTGTTCGAGTGATTACGCATGTCAGACATCGGTCATGCAGTGCTCGGGTGACAACTGTCTCCTCTCTTGTGAGGGCCAACGATCGTGCTCGTATTCAACTGTTGAATCCCCAGGGAAAAGCTACCTACTCAACTGCAAAGGACAAGATTCATGCTCTAATTTTAACTCTGAATGCTTGGGTAAAAGTTGTCACATGAATTGTTACGGTGACAGTTCATGCTCACGCTCAACCTTCGGCTGCTCTAATGGAAACTGCAACCTACACTGCACCGATTATTTTGCTTGTTTATATGCGACTGTGAGGTGCTCACCGAATACTTTGTGTGATGTGAATTGCCTCAATGGAAACCAAGCATGCCAACGGTCCAACCTTGTGTGTGAGCAAGGCAGTAACTGTATCTTTAACTTCGATGGCGGGTACTATGGTGATTATATTGGGAACTTTGCAGATATCATATGTGAAGAGAACAGTACCTGCAACATCAGGTGCACTGGACTGAGTAACAGTGCTCATTCTCAATGTCGTTATATTGATATCATTTGTCCCAGTATTGGGGACTGTACTGTCGAATGCAGTGGCTACAGATCCTGTCAGCGTTCTCGCTTTACAAGTGGACCAAAAAGTAACTGCTTGACCTGCAATGGGGAAGGGTCATGTCAAGAAATGACTATTGCATTACAAGGAACCATGAACTGCACTGGTCGATATTCTTGCCGTTATGCTGCCGTCACATGCCCCGCTAACAAGAATTGCACTATAATTTGTGATGGCCAGTATTCCTGTAACGAGGCTCGAGTGACGTGTCCCACTGGAGACTACAGCTGCAACATACGCTGCACTGACCCACTGTCCTGTCAAGGCTTGAGTatcaccaacacacacaatgtcaaCCTGCTCTGTTGTGGTGGACTCACTGCTTGTGCAGGAACGAGTGTGGTACCCACCTCTATCGATTGTCCCCATAGTATATAG